Genomic DNA from Candidatus Eisenbacteria bacterium:
AACGCGGCGCGCTCGTTCGAGTCGCGGCGCGAGAACTCCTGCCCCTGGATGATGGTCAGGATGCTCTGTGCCGCGCGATCGTCGCGCTTCAGCGCGAGCGTCATCGCGGCCTGGATGCGGACGCCGGCGTCCAGGTCGCGGAACGCGGAGATCAGATAGGCGCGGGCGGTGGAGCTCTCGATGTTCCCGAGCGCCCGGACCGCCTCCTTCCGCACGCGGACGTCCTCGTGGTGGAGCGCCCGGTCCAGCGCGCGCTCGACCCCCTGGTGCGCGATCCGTCCGAGCACGTAGACGATGTTCCGGATCACGTACCAGCGCGAGTCGCTCAGGTGCTCGATCAGCACCTCGACGTCGTTCCGGCAGGAGACCGCGAGCGCCTCGCAGAGCGCGCGGCGGTACTTCATGTGGTTCACCTGCCCGAGCAGGTCGCACACGGCGGGCGCCGCCGACGGCCCGAGCTGGACCAGGAAATTCGTCATGACCGCCGGATCGATCTCCGAGTGCGCGTTCAGGATGGGCGCCATCTGCCCGAGGAAGCTGGGTCGGCCCACTTCCCGGATCACCTGCTCGGCGATGCCCTGGAACTCGGCCTGGTCCCGCGAGCGCGCGCCCGCGATGCTCCGGAGCCGCGCCACGAGCTCGTTCGCGCGCCCGATCCCTCCCTCCTCGATGGCGTGCTCGATGAAGCGCTGGAACGCCGAGGCGGAGTCGAGGAATCCCGCGGGCGTGTCCTCCGCCGCCAGGATCGTGGCCACGATCTCGAGCACCTCGGATTCCAGCATCCGGCGCTCCTCGCCGCGGATCGCCGCTTCGAGGGTCGCGTTCTCCTCCTCCGTGAGCGCGAACTGGACTCCGAGGGAGGCGTCCCAGGTGGGGGTCATCTCGACGCTCGGGACCCAGTCGTCGGAGCGCTCGGGCACCTTCCCGCCCGCGGGCGCGGGAGGCGGCTCCTCGTCGACCGCCGCACGCGCCGGCCACGGAATTCCCCCACCCTCGCTCTCGTCGTCGGCGGCCGCGTACGCGACCTGCCCCGACTCCTGGGTCAGCTCCTCGAGAGGGATGAACTGGTACTGGATGTGCCTGAAGTCCCGCTCCCAGAGGAGCGTGACCACGTCGTCCTGCACCTGCGCGGTGTCCGACGCCTTCTTCAGCACGTCCATGAACGCGCGCAGCTCGTGCGGCTCGAGCCCCTCGCGGAACGTGATCTCGCGCACGCCGTCGCCGTAGAAGCGGAAGGCGAGCGACTCGTTCCGGTCGGCGTTGTGGTACACGGAGTAGTTCTCGTAGAGGAGATCGAACTGCTGCACGATCAGCGAGATGTCCCCGACCTCCTTGAGGCACGACCAGGTCCGGGACTCGAGCTCCACCTGGAATTTGTGGAGCGTCGGATTGTTCGCGGGATAGGTGCGGGTCGCCTTGATCGTCCGGACCAGCGCGCCGATCCAGTCCGCCACGCGCTTCACGTCGAGCGCGAGGACCTGGTCGCGGATGCGCTCGGCCTTCTGCTCGGGGGTTCCCGGAGCGCTCACGGCCATGCCGGACACGGGCTTGGGGGGGACGGTCGGGTTCGCCATACGTGGCTAAGGTTCGGCTTTTTCGAGCCATACCTTGATCGATTTCGACGGGAGCGGGGGGCTTCCGGAACGCTCTAAGGGCGGACCTGGACCTTGGTCAGATCGCGGTTCTTGGCGGAGGTCCCGACGCCCAGCACGTGGGCCTCGCGGACCTGGTTCAGGACGCGGCGGTCGTGGGTCAGGAGGATGACCTGGTTCTCGCAGGCCAGGTCCTCGAGCATGGCGAGGAGCACGCCCCGGCGCTCCTCGTCGAAGTGCGCGATCGGGTCGTCCAGGATGAGCGGGAGCGGCTCGCGCGCGGCGAGCTCCTTGGCGAGCGACGCGCGCAGCGCGAGGTAGAACGCGTCCCGCGCCCCGCGGCTCAGGGCCTCGAGCGGGATCCCGTCGCGGTCCCCCGTGGAGAGCGTGGGGCGGAAATCGGAATCGAGCCGCACCTTGGTGTAGCGGCCGTCCGTGAGCCTCCCCAGGGTCTCCTCGGCCTCGTGCGCCAGCCGGTGGACGTGCTCCTGCTGGTAGGTGATGACCGAATCGCGGAGCACCTCGAGCGCCATGAGGAGCGCGTCCCGCTGCCGCTCCTCGCGCGCGAGCGTCTCCTCCTCCGACGTGATGGATTCGTCGAGGCTCTCCAGATTCTCGGCGTCCCCGTCGAGTCCGCCGGCGCGGCGGAGGAATCCGTCGAGCGCCTCCTGCTCCGTCGTGAGGCGCGTCCGCACGACGCCGGCCTCGCGCTTCAGCCGCTCCGCGGCCTCCGCCGCCCTCATCGGATCCGACCGGAGCGGCGCCAGGAAGGGGGACTGCTGGAGGAGGGCCTTCTCCTTCGAGCGGAGGCTCGCGACGGCCTCGTCGATCTCCTTCGCCTCGGCCTCGAGACGCTCCGGCGTCGGCAGGGAGTGGATCACCGCGGCCGCCTCGCGGCGCTCCTGGACCATCTTCTTGTAGCGCTTCAGATCCTCGAGCACGACTTCCACGGTCCTGCCGGCGAGGTAGGGATTCACCTTGATCTCGATCGTGTCGATCTCCTCGCCCAGGATCCGGATGTTCTCCTCGAGCACGCGGACGTGGGACTCCGACAGGGCCGGCGACCGGCCGTTCCTGCCCGAGAGGATCGCTCCCAGCGCGATGCCGGCCACGAGCCCCGCCAAGGCGGCGCCTCCCGCCATCACGTAGTCCTGGAACGCGAGCCACGCCCCGCCTCCCGAGGCGAGGGCGAGACCGACCCCGAGCATGATCGCGGGAAGCGGCGATCGCTTGGGCGGGGACGTGACCTTCCCCCGCTCCTCCTCCACGGCCTTCTGATTCCGCGCCCGCTGCGCGCGGAGCATTCCCACGCGCATGAGATCCGATTCGGCCTCGTCCGGCGCGTTCGCGAGATACCCGAGCGTCTCCTGGATGCGCCGGTCGATCTCCTGCGTCTGGTTCCGCGCGCGGCGCGCCGTGACGAGCTCGGTCCCGATCTCGGGAGCGCGCTTCAGATGCCGGCGCTGCTCCTCGCGGAGCTTGAGCCAGGTCTCGAGCGCCGCGAGGAGCTTCTCCTTGTCGTTCAGCTCGTTCCGGGTCTGCGTGATCCGCTTCTCGAGCGTCTCGCGCTCGTCCTGCCGGGACTTGAGCTCGGTGAGCACCGACTCGGAACGGTCCCGCCGCTCCCGGAGGAGCCGGATCCGCTCGATCCGGTTCTCGATGGACCGGTTGGCGCGCTTTCTCGCGCGCGGATCGTACGGATGCTCCCGCGTGAGCCGGTCGAGGCGCTCCATCAGCGCGTCCTCGATCTGCTGGTAGTCGGCCTCGACCGCGCCGGAGACCAGGTGGCGCAGCTCGGGGCTCACCTGCGTCTCGAGCGCGTTCTCGTGCACGAAGGAGGATTCACGGAAGAGCCGCGCCTCGGTGAAGCCGAACCAGCCGCGCAGGACCTCCTCGTACTGGAGCTGCTCGGCGCTCCGGCCGCGCGGGTTGGCGACGCCGCGGAAGACGGTGGACTCCACCTCGTCGCTCCCCCCCTTGAGCCGGTCCACCTCGACGTGGTGCGTGCCGAACTCCCGCGTCACGCGGTAGCGGCCGGAGGCGGCCGAGAACGTGACCGCGACCTTGTGCTTCGCGCCGCTCCAGGGCTTCGAGCGCTCCTCCTGCTCGACCGTGGCGCAGCCGAAGAGCGTCGAGACGATCGCGGAGGCGAACGTCGACTTCCCGGACTCGTTCGGGCCGATGAAGAGGTTGAGCCGCTTCGGCTCCATCACCGCCTCGAACCCGGCGAGAGGGCCGAAGCCCACGATGGTCACGCGTTCAAGGCGCATGGCGTGGATTCTGGAACTCGGCGAGTCCGAGCCGCAGCGCGAGCGCCGCGACCTCGCGGCCGGCCGGTTCCTGGGCCTGCTCGATGCGCTCGAGCATGCGGCGGACGAAGACGCCCCGCACGGTGGCCTCCTCGCGGTACCGCGCGAGAAGGGACGCGTTCACGACGTAGGTTCGATCCTCGACCTCGAGGTGGAAGAATCGCGGAGCGAGGCGCGCCTGCACGCGCTCCGCGTCGAACGCGAAGTCGGCCGGGCCCTCGAGCCGGACCCGCGCGATCTCGCGGTCGCCGGCGAAGGCGAGGAGCCGTGCCTCGAGCTGCGACTCCTCCTTGATCTCGGCCATGCCCATGTCGATCACGGCCTCGTGGAGCGTCCGCACGTTCCACTCGGTGCGCTCCACGGCGACTCCCTCTCGGCTCAGCGTCG
This window encodes:
- a CDS encoding AAA family ATPase → MRLERVTIVGFGPLAGFEAVMEPKRLNLFIGPNESGKSTFASAIVSTLFGCATVEQEERSKPWSGAKHKVAVTFSAASGRYRVTREFGTHHVEVDRLKGGSDEVESTVFRGVANPRGRSAEQLQYEEVLRGWFGFTEARLFRESSFVHENALETQVSPELRHLVSGAVEADYQQIEDALMERLDRLTREHPYDPRARKRANRSIENRIERIRLLRERRDRSESVLTELKSRQDERETLEKRITQTRNELNDKEKLLAALETWLKLREEQRRHLKRAPEIGTELVTARRARNQTQEIDRRIQETLGYLANAPDEAESDLMRVGMLRAQRARNQKAVEEERGKVTSPPKRSPLPAIMLGVGLALASGGGAWLAFQDYVMAGGAALAGLVAGIALGAILSGRNGRSPALSESHVRVLEENIRILGEEIDTIEIKVNPYLAGRTVEVVLEDLKRYKKMVQERREAAAVIHSLPTPERLEAEAKEIDEAVASLRSKEKALLQQSPFLAPLRSDPMRAAEAAERLKREAGVVRTRLTTEQEALDGFLRRAGGLDGDAENLESLDESITSEEETLAREERQRDALLMALEVLRDSVITYQQEHVHRLAHEAEETLGRLTDGRYTKVRLDSDFRPTLSTGDRDGIPLEALSRGARDAFYLALRASLAKELAAREPLPLILDDPIAHFDEERRGVLLAMLEDLACENQVILLTHDRRVLNQVREAHVLGVGTSAKNRDLTKVQVRP
- a CDS encoding HEAT repeat domain-containing protein, with protein sequence MANPTVPPKPVSGMAVSAPGTPEQKAERIRDQVLALDVKRVADWIGALVRTIKATRTYPANNPTLHKFQVELESRTWSCLKEVGDISLIVQQFDLLYENYSVYHNADRNESLAFRFYGDGVREITFREGLEPHELRAFMDVLKKASDTAQVQDDVVTLLWERDFRHIQYQFIPLEELTQESGQVAYAAADDESEGGGIPWPARAAVDEEPPPAPAGGKVPERSDDWVPSVEMTPTWDASLGVQFALTEEENATLEAAIRGEERRMLESEVLEIVATILAAEDTPAGFLDSASAFQRFIEHAIEEGGIGRANELVARLRSIAGARSRDQAEFQGIAEQVIREVGRPSFLGQMAPILNAHSEIDPAVMTNFLVQLGPSAAPAVCDLLGQVNHMKYRRALCEALAVSCRNDVEVLIEHLSDSRWYVIRNIVYVLGRIAHQGVERALDRALHHEDVRVRKEAVRALGNIESSTARAYLISAFRDLDAGVRIQAAMTLALKRDDRAAQSILTIIQGQEFSRRDSNERAAFFEALGRCGSDTLVPRLEAMLTKGGLFRSGGNEEERLHAALALAWLGTPAALAILNREIGSKRDFVRKAVETALASVRSAALARGESAAREESARDAEDSE